Proteins encoded within one genomic window of Patescibacteria group bacterium:
- a CDS encoding alkaline phosphatase family protein: protein MARRCAVIGLDGATFELLDPLMQQGYMPTLHHLCTQGVRAPLRSTMPPYTAPAWTTFATGVNPGKHGCYDFLLPTNDLEQFDLCNSTHIRTKTIYEILHDQGKRSILINLPNSYPPKLTTPTITDMLTIGDNCVFPASLKDKYPSLKKYRLSPNEALNVKGKYAEYVDDIIALESDHMVAVKQLWQNEPWDLFYYLFSSTDWISHALYNKLLDGTFPKGYELFKYIDEQLAWFKNNLPADTDLYVLSDHGFKVYQHTFYFNKWLEQEGYLTTKSAPAESFHQNISKQDDQRSRIQTSKPYTFSISGGMMRQLSKIKLIERAARWFYHKIAKPFLPIKFNLDVTIDFEKTQVCFPKGRTMTAIYINDGRKYKQGKTMTDTEYLKLRTDIKEKLETLRGPDGNLVTPKVYTKEDIYGADTPERCPDLFYEFGDYWFVGQFHSSELFIDEVSSKHGQIGMFVAYGDAIAPHILPEQSIASIMPTLLYNMGVSLPNNLDADKLPIFKQTIPVTNSEKETLAGLIAGINI, encoded by the coding sequence GAGCTACCTTTGAGTTGCTCGACCCACTAATGCAACAAGGCTACATGCCCACGTTGCATCATTTATGTACTCAAGGTGTGCGGGCACCATTACGCTCAACCATGCCACCTTATACCGCACCGGCTTGGACAACTTTTGCCACTGGCGTAAACCCAGGTAAACATGGCTGCTATGATTTCTTACTACCCACTAATGATTTGGAACAATTTGATCTGTGTAATAGTACGCACATTCGAACTAAAACCATCTATGAAATATTGCACGATCAGGGCAAGCGTTCAATTTTAATAAATTTGCCGAATTCATACCCACCCAAACTAACTACTCCCACAATTACAGACATGCTGACAATTGGTGATAATTGTGTTTTTCCGGCTAGTTTGAAAGACAAATATCCTAGTTTAAAAAAATATCGTCTCAGCCCCAATGAAGCGCTAAATGTTAAAGGTAAATACGCTGAGTATGTTGATGACATTATCGCACTAGAAAGTGATCACATGGTCGCTGTAAAACAACTATGGCAAAACGAACCATGGGATTTATTTTATTATTTGTTCTCTTCAACCGATTGGATTTCACATGCCTTATACAATAAATTATTAGACGGCACTTTTCCAAAGGGTTATGAATTATTTAAATATATCGATGAGCAATTAGCTTGGTTTAAAAACAATTTGCCTGCCGATACAGATTTGTACGTGTTATCCGATCATGGTTTTAAAGTTTATCAGCACACGTTCTATTTTAATAAATGGTTAGAACAAGAGGGCTACTTAACTACTAAATCAGCCCCGGCTGAATCGTTTCATCAAAATATTAGCAAACAAGATGATCAACGCAGCCGAATCCAAACCAGTAAACCATATACTTTTAGTATCAGTGGCGGCATGATGAGACAATTATCAAAAATAAAATTGATAGAACGAGCCGCGCGCTGGTTTTATCATAAGATTGCCAAACCTTTTCTACCCATCAAGTTTAATCTGGATGTCACCATTGATTTTGAAAAGACTCAGGTGTGTTTTCCGAAGGGTCGCACCATGACAGCTATCTATATTAACGATGGTCGTAAATACAAACAGGGCAAAACCATGACCGATACTGAATATTTAAAATTACGAACCGACATAAAAGAAAAATTAGAAACTTTACGTGGGCCAGATGGCAATTTAGTGACACCTAAAGTTTATACCAAAGAAGACATTTATGGAGCCGATACTCCAGAGCGCTGCCCGGATCTGTTTTATGAGTTTGGTGATTATTGGTTTGTTGGTCAGTTTCATTCCAGTGAATTATTTATCGATGAGGTGTCTAGCAAACACGGCCAAATTGGCATGTTTGTCGCCTACGGAGACGCGATCGCACCACACATCTTACCCGAACAATCCATTGCTAGTATTATGCCGACACTGCTGTACAATATGGGAGTGTCTTTACCAAATAATTTAGATGCCGATAAACTACCCATTTTTAAACAAACTATTCCAGTAACTAATAGCGAGAAGGAAACTTTAGCCGGTTTAATTGCTGGAATAAATATATAA
- a CDS encoding DHH family phosphoesterase, translated as MDIFGDIGGRTNGVVIHHWDTDGLVSAALLRNYFQQHYPEKKLALFTPIITNYYLTSDQYDYLQQQGYEFIITCDLNFPSTTVQNLAQRWPGQVYFFDHHHHPAPHDNVHYYNAEHPACASHIAERLHLPYDILPVIAMVGDREDGIQQDKLYYPYVQAVLGEYNLTFGQLLEARRLIDSNYIADDYTGITETVQLLQDDPMSIFSDLRLKDNLTKIDEEMTRLIVLSGQELSAGVMYWEINTHFNLLSHITRALSRQYPDKIIVTRQLKNNQHNCYVRSRLNNFDARPLIALAHELGLNSGGKPEVAGIIIPPEQLDTVFPKIQSYLVSTYGQPH; from the coding sequence ATGGATATTTTTGGGGATATTGGTGGACGCACAAACGGGGTGGTGATCCATCATTGGGATACTGATGGTTTAGTATCGGCCGCTCTATTGCGCAATTACTTTCAACAACACTATCCAGAAAAAAAACTGGCTTTGTTCACGCCGATTATCACAAACTATTATTTAACGAGCGATCAATACGATTATTTGCAACAACAGGGCTATGAATTTATTATCACCTGTGATTTGAATTTCCCCAGTACGACAGTGCAAAATTTAGCGCAGCGTTGGCCGGGGCAAGTGTATTTTTTTGATCATCATCACCATCCGGCACCACATGATAATGTACATTATTATAACGCCGAACATCCGGCGTGTGCATCGCATATCGCCGAGCGTTTACACTTACCGTACGATATTTTGCCGGTTATTGCCATGGTGGGTGATCGGGAAGATGGCATTCAGCAAGATAAGTTATATTACCCTTATGTGCAGGCGGTGCTGGGCGAATATAATTTAACGTTTGGTCAATTACTGGAGGCCAGACGATTAATTGATTCTAATTACATCGCCGATGATTATACGGGTATTACTGAGACGGTTCAATTATTGCAAGATGATCCGATGTCGATTTTTAGCGATCTTAGATTAAAGGATAATTTAACCAAAATTGATGAAGAGATGACTCGCCTTATAGTATTATCCGGGCAAGAATTATCTGCCGGTGTTATGTATTGGGAAATTAATACGCATTTTAATTTGTTGTCACATATTACTCGGGCTTTATCCCGCCAGTACCCTGATAAAATTATTGTCACTAGACAACTAAAAAATAATCAGCATAATTGTTATGTGCGGAGTCGCTTAAATAACTTTGACGCTCGTCCATTAATTGCTTTAGCTCATGAATTGGGCTTAAATAGCGGCGGTAAACCGGAAGTAGCTGGGATTATTATACCACCAGAGCAATTAGATACTGTCTTTCCAAAAATACAAAGCTACCTGGTCTCAACTTATGGCCAGCCACATTAA
- a CDS encoding glycosyltransferase family 4 protein: protein MTILFITRKYPPSIGGMQTFSAGFVAAFKTDCTLVYKKFWRSFWLYKNHDVIHLGDGVLAGLGVILKWYTKKPVTITVHGLDVTYRKWFYQAYIKYCLPKLDGIMAVSPATKQAVQTIFPKCQVTVIPNGLNMADWPRGDAPRNNHLLFVGRLVPRKGCAWFVQNVFPKLPDNIILDVIGDGEEYEKLVNIDRVKLHGQVNDETLKKFYRESAMLLMPNLVVPGNMEGFGIVAIEAGVCGLPVLAAKLEGMESIIIDGTTGFLVDSGDVAAWLEKIKALQQKPLTSVVIQNEIVKRYNWDNVKQQYLKIFYGLNTNK from the coding sequence ATGACCATACTCTTCATCACTCGTAAATATCCACCGTCGATCGGAGGCATGCAGACTTTTAGTGCCGGTTTTGTAGCGGCTTTTAAAACTGACTGTACTTTGGTTTATAAAAAATTCTGGCGCTCCTTTTGGTTATATAAAAATCATGATGTTATTCATTTAGGTGATGGCGTGTTAGCGGGTTTGGGAGTTATCTTAAAATGGTATACAAAAAAACCTGTCACGATTACGGTGCATGGTCTAGATGTGACTTATCGCAAGTGGTTTTATCAAGCATATATTAAATACTGTCTACCAAAATTAGATGGCATTATGGCTGTTAGTCCGGCCACGAAACAAGCGGTTCAAACTATTTTTCCCAAATGTCAGGTAACAGTGATACCGAACGGTTTAAATATGGCAGACTGGCCAAGGGGTGATGCACCAAGAAATAATCATTTATTATTTGTGGGCAGATTAGTGCCTCGAAAAGGCTGTGCCTGGTTTGTACAAAATGTGTTCCCGAAATTACCGGATAATATTATTTTAGATGTAATCGGGGACGGAGAAGAATATGAAAAATTGGTAAACATTGATCGTGTAAAATTACACGGACAGGTAAATGATGAAACTTTAAAAAAGTTTTATAGAGAATCGGCCATGTTGCTAATGCCTAATTTGGTGGTACCGGGAAACATGGAGGGTTTTGGGATAGTGGCCATTGAAGCCGGAGTTTGTGGATTACCTGTGCTGGCTGCCAAACTGGAAGGAATGGAGTCAATTATTATTGACGGAACCACTGGTTTTTTGGTAGACTCGGGTGACGTGGCAGCGTGGCTAGAAAAAATAAAGGCTTTACAACAAAAGCCTTTAACTAGTGTGGTGATTCAAAATGAAATAGTAAAAAGATATAATTGGGATAATGTTAAGCAACAATATTTAAAGATATTTTATGGCCTCAATACAAATAAATGA
- a CDS encoding polysaccharide biosynthesis C-terminal domain-containing protein, which yields MSESHYVVRVIARLVTTRLIYRVLVAVSVIFISNYLIVNPVLADSFDLASSIVSIVMIASEVGMSMVLMKHTSERHYGTALTIETIAWMLIFVVILGGYALFNGLTVLFWLMAILGLNQAAIQYRVPIRSIFRSKHSHEKITYLEVLDGLSKLLGIVLITYLITDITLGAYIIAGWYTLTTIFFMVIYLLNSFHLVRPTLDWALAKPMIREGVWFAMQALIMTVYFEVDKWVLRVFQITGWANIADGDIARYGASSRIVVFFLVFHRIGLQVITPYLYAAYPDQLDKYRKIVSRSTEYMSSAGIIIGVLIITQADLIMHILYKPAFWNAIPALMLFGAFFIVRFIGITSSQIFATTENQPLRTKQEGVAVVGNVVLDLILMPWFSFLGGAIASFIIELFSQGIFFVISRRIIQAPLWASFKPVVPSIISGGLVGLTLWFSKPWWIGFSTTKPMTLITCVAVSSLGLLCYGALLTVWLRRLPIGAHYLLKQQ from the coding sequence ATGTCCGAAAGCCATTATGTTGTTAGAGTAATAGCTCGCCTGGTCACTACTCGGTTAATTTATCGTGTGTTGGTGGCTGTTTCGGTAATATTTATTTCCAACTACTTAATTGTGAATCCAGTGTTAGCCGATTCGTTTGATTTGGCCAGCTCCATTGTTAGTATCGTGATGATCGCCAGTGAGGTAGGTATGAGCATGGTGCTAATGAAACACACCAGTGAACGCCACTATGGTACTGCCCTCACTATAGAAACTATAGCTTGGATGTTAATCTTTGTGGTGATATTGGGTGGATATGCTTTGTTTAATGGTTTAACCGTGTTGTTTTGGCTAATGGCGATACTGGGTCTTAACCAAGCCGCCATTCAATATCGTGTGCCGATTCGGTCAATTTTTCGCAGTAAACATAGCCACGAAAAAATTACCTACCTTGAAGTGCTCGATGGTTTAAGTAAACTTTTGGGGATTGTATTAATTACATACCTGATTACTGACATTACCTTGGGCGCATACATTATAGCCGGCTGGTATACCCTCACCACCATATTTTTCATGGTGATTTATTTACTCAACTCATTCCATTTAGTACGCCCAACCCTAGATTGGGCTCTGGCTAAACCCATGATTCGAGAGGGCGTGTGGTTTGCCATGCAGGCTTTAATAATGACAGTATATTTTGAGGTTGATAAATGGGTGCTGCGGGTTTTCCAAATTACCGGCTGGGCCAATATCGCCGATGGTGACATTGCCCGCTACGGTGCCTCATCGCGCATCGTCGTTTTTTTTCTTGTGTTTCATCGCATTGGCTTGCAAGTGATCACACCTTATTTATACGCGGCCTACCCTGATCAATTAGACAAATACCGTAAAATTGTTAGCCGCTCCACTGAATATATGAGTTCAGCTGGTATTATTATCGGTGTGTTAATAATTACTCAAGCTGATTTGATCATGCACATTTTGTACAAACCGGCCTTCTGGAATGCCATTCCAGCTTTGATGTTATTTGGGGCTTTTTTTATTGTCCGGTTTATCGGCATAACATCCAGCCAAATTTTTGCAACGACTGAAAATCAGCCACTCAGAACTAAACAAGAAGGTGTAGCCGTAGTTGGTAATGTTGTTTTGGATTTAATTTTGATGCCGTGGTTTAGTTTTCTGGGTGGAGCGATCGCGAGTTTTATCATTGAATTATTTTCCCAGGGTATATTTTTTGTTATTTCCCGTCGCATCATTCAAGCACCACTCTGGGCGAGTTTTAAACCTGTCGTACCATCTATCATCAGTGGTGGTTTAGTTGGTTTAACTTTATGGTTCAGTAAACCCTGGTGGATTGGTTTTTCCACCACCAAACCAATGACTCTGATCACTTGTGTGGCAGTATCAAGCCTGGGGCTCCTGTGTTATGGCGCGTTATTGACGGTTTGGCTTCGGCGATTGCCGATAGGTGCTCACTATTTGCTTAAGCAACAATAA
- a CDS encoding alkaline phosphatase family protein, with protein sequence MAASKVLVIGLDGTTFTLLDPLLAQGKLPNLQRLIQRGVRATLLSTKPPVTVPAWTTFATGVHPGKHGCYDFFLPGKTIRDFRPATSLEIKVPTFYELLHQAGKKTILVNLPNSYPPKIPDQTIITDFMTYGDQYIFPTNLIEKYPSLKHYRLSPDESIKLTKPLSEYIDHIIKIEQDRVAAVKELLLGEDWELFFFLFSSTDWVSHLVFADMVQAKAPNAMRVFEIVDDFMGWVEQNLPKDITTYVLSDHGFTYYTELFYINRWLEQEGYLTTTTGAGQFEEQATARRRNLEAARSQKRWRIKLNKRQLRTLFFHPALERAAKWFYQHILKKILPIHIDVNIGIDLDKTQICFPRGSMLQTLYLNYAGNFQTGLIKDKAEYDKIRQDVKTKLEALRTPSGKRVTEHVYTKEELYGDNPPTPSPDLHCQTKDVWIVGHLHAQNIFEQHISNKHDEFGIFIAAGPDIKPGTLPTASIADLTPTLLHQFGLTPPSYCDGQILPIFTNTFRPQTVSEKTQLNQLLDNLTL encoded by the coding sequence ATGGCTGCCTCAAAAGTTTTAGTAATTGGTTTAGATGGTACAACTTTTACACTACTTGATCCCCTCTTGGCTCAAGGAAAATTACCGAACCTACAACGCTTAATCCAGCGTGGCGTTAGAGCCACATTACTGTCTACAAAACCACCGGTTACCGTACCAGCTTGGACCACTTTTGCCACAGGTGTACATCCCGGAAAACATGGCTGTTATGATTTTTTTCTCCCCGGCAAAACCATTCGTGATTTTCGACCCGCCACAAGTTTAGAAATAAAAGTGCCAACCTTTTATGAGTTGTTGCATCAAGCGGGCAAAAAAACTATCTTGGTTAATTTGCCCAATTCATACCCACCGAAAATACCAGATCAGACTATAATTACCGACTTCATGACCTATGGTGATCAGTATATTTTTCCGACAAATCTAATTGAGAAATATCCTAGTTTAAAACACTATCGTTTAAGCCCGGATGAATCCATTAAACTAACCAAACCGCTCTCTGAATACATTGATCATATTATTAAAATTGAACAAGATCGAGTGGCGGCTGTAAAGGAATTACTCTTGGGTGAAGATTGGGAGTTATTTTTCTTCTTATTTTCATCAACCGACTGGGTATCACATTTAGTCTTTGCTGACATGGTACAAGCTAAGGCTCCCAACGCTATGCGCGTATTTGAGATTGTCGATGACTTTATGGGTTGGGTTGAGCAAAATTTACCCAAAGATATTACCACCTATGTATTATCTGATCATGGTTTTACTTACTATACCGAATTGTTTTATATCAACCGCTGGTTAGAGCAGGAGGGTTACTTAACTACCACTACTGGAGCCGGCCAATTTGAAGAGCAGGCCACCGCTCGACGCCGCAATTTAGAGGCGGCACGCTCTCAGAAACGCTGGCGAATTAAATTAAATAAAAGACAATTACGCACCTTATTTTTTCACCCCGCTTTAGAACGAGCGGCCAAATGGTTTTACCAACACATTCTAAAGAAGATTCTACCGATTCATATCGATGTGAATATTGGTATTGATTTGGATAAAACTCAAATATGTTTTCCCCGTGGTAGCATGTTACAGACTTTATATTTGAATTATGCCGGTAATTTTCAAACCGGTTTAATAAAAGATAAAGCTGAGTATGATAAAATTAGACAAGACGTAAAAACCAAACTCGAGGCCTTACGCACACCGTCGGGTAAACGCGTGACGGAACACGTTTACACCAAAGAAGAACTATATGGTGATAATCCACCCACACCCTCACCAGATTTACATTGTCAAACCAAGGATGTTTGGATCGTTGGTCACTTGCATGCCCAGAATATTTTCGAACAACATATCTCCAATAAACATGATGAGTTTGGGATATTTATCGCCGCTGGCCCGGATATAAAACCAGGCACGTTACCAACTGCCTCAATCGCCGATCTGACTCCAACCTTATTACACCAATTTGGTTTAACACCACCCAGTTATTGCGACGGTCAAATCCTACCAATTTTTACGAACACATTTAGGCCGCAAACTGTGTCTGAAAAAACCCAGTTAAACCAGTTACTTGATAATTTAACACTATGA
- the cysC gene encoding adenylyl-sulfate kinase translates to MASHIKWHGGTVQRSHGRIIWLTGLSGSGKSTLAVALEQHLFDQGKLVYRLDGDNIRHGLNKDLGFSAADRVENIRRIGEVSKLFVAAGVTVITAFISPYQADRDLVRQLVKPGEFIEVFVNCPLEICEQRDVKGLYAQARAGEIKDFTGVNAPYEVPTHPEVVINTEKQSIDQALQQLVLCLNI, encoded by the coding sequence ATGGCCAGCCACATTAAATGGCACGGCGGTACAGTGCAGCGTTCACATGGCCGTATTATTTGGTTAACCGGATTATCTGGCTCAGGGAAATCCACATTGGCGGTTGCTCTGGAACAACATTTATTTGATCAGGGCAAACTAGTTTATCGTTTAGACGGTGATAATATCAGACACGGTTTAAATAAAGATTTGGGTTTTAGTGCAGCTGACCGTGTAGAAAATATTCGGAGAATAGGTGAAGTGAGTAAATTATTTGTCGCTGCCGGAGTAACAGTTATTACAGCCTTTATTTCACCCTATCAGGCTGACCGTGACTTAGTAAGGCAACTAGTAAAGCCTGGAGAGTTTATTGAAGTATTTGTGAATTGCCCATTAGAAATTTGTGAACAACGTGATGTGAAGGGTTTATATGCCCAAGCCAGGGCCGGTGAAATTAAAGATTTTACCGGTGTGAATGCACCTTATGAGGTGCCAACTCACCCTGAAGTAGTTATCAATACTGAAAAACAATCCATCGATCAAGCTCTCCAGCAACTCGTGCTATGTTTAAATATATAG
- a CDS encoding CDP-alcohol phosphatidyltransferase family protein: protein MPLPNKISDINAYQQPHDSIFSRLIYRKISKVLTFYMVRYIPGIAAPDVTIISFIFGLIGAVGLMYPAWWARILAFICIQLSFSFDCSDGEVARMLGRGSKFGIWFDSISDRTKEILWFFAIAWQYQHAYPQVWYLAGGAAIGNLLVGYLREAKKSIFLEQRKPEIILKSGLHIGTVDVITVLLSWGAIFGLSYYVLWIVLLPTPLLLLKQIVSTYRQSPKPNRQ, encoded by the coding sequence ATGCCATTACCGAATAAAATTAGTGATATTAATGCTTATCAACAACCACATGATAGTATTTTTAGTCGTTTAATCTATCGCAAGATTTCAAAGGTTTTAACCTTTTACATGGTGCGTTATATTCCTGGTATTGCGGCACCGGATGTGACGATCATTTCATTTATCTTCGGTTTGATTGGAGCCGTTGGCTTAATGTATCCTGCGTGGTGGGCGCGTATTTTAGCTTTTATCTGTATACAATTATCATTTTCTTTTGATTGTTCAGATGGGGAAGTGGCGCGTATGTTGGGACGGGGCAGTAAGTTCGGCATTTGGTTTGATAGTATATCTGACCGCACTAAAGAAATTTTATGGTTTTTTGCTATCGCGTGGCAATACCAACATGCTTACCCCCAGGTGTGGTACTTAGCCGGTGGTGCGGCGATTGGTAATTTACTAGTGGGGTATTTACGGGAAGCCAAAAAGAGTATTTTCTTGGAACAACGCAAACCAGAAATAATATTAAAATCCGGTCTGCATATTGGTACGGTTGATGTTATCACTGTATTGCTCTCCTGGGGCGCAATTTTTGGTCTGAGTTATTATGTATTATGGATTGTATTATTACCTACGCCCTTATTGTTGCTTAAGCAAATAGTGAGCACCTATCGGCAATCGCCGAAGCCAAACCGTCAATAA
- a CDS encoding alkaline phosphatase family protein translates to MSKPKVVVIGLDGSSWDLVTPMLAAGRLPHLQKMQQTGMSSTMLSTHPAHSAPAWTSFATGLYPTQHGCLDFLVVRDDLTDVDIIDSTKITSETIYETMVRHGRTPILINLPNTFPPKLKNIITITSLMTRGDHYIYPESLKTKYPALQKYRLSPNPKLRASNNLLPYVADVCQLERDRIAGAKELFSHEPWDFFFYLSSGTDWVSHVSYDKALRDNWQPARDMWEIMDDYIGWVMEHMDQDTVLYVISDHGFKVYDNVFYLNRWLEEEGYLATTSGTGSFQKSHTKLSREIEQLENKRREIKIGKGFRNWLKKSVLLEKIAKWFYHKIFKRLVPIKVTVDLTLDLSKTKVGFPRGSMASMLYINDTGRFKHGIVPPQENHILRDEIIKKLTPLIESITPTEQLYGDAPLLKNSPDLFLSSDKYYLSGSLHSAALYETTVKNYHDSKGMFLAYGKNIDHRTMATNSIMDMAPTILHSLGLPVQQQYRGNVMDIFKTTSTPKIEQATEHFATQQLINDLDI, encoded by the coding sequence ATGAGCAAACCAAAAGTGGTAGTGATTGGTTTAGATGGCTCCAGTTGGGATTTAGTTACCCCTATGTTGGCCGCCGGTCGGCTCCCCCACTTGCAAAAGATGCAACAAACCGGCATGTCTAGTACCATGTTGTCTACTCATCCTGCGCACAGTGCTCCGGCCTGGACAAGTTTTGCCACCGGGCTATATCCCACCCAACATGGCTGTTTAGATTTTTTGGTGGTGCGCGACGATCTGACGGATGTTGATATTATTGACAGTACTAAAATTACCAGCGAAACCATTTACGAAACTATGGTGCGTCATGGCCGCACACCCATCCTAATAAACTTACCAAACACTTTCCCACCGAAATTAAAAAACATTATCACGATTACAAGTTTAATGACGCGCGGCGATCACTATATTTATCCGGAATCATTAAAAACTAAATACCCGGCCTTACAAAAATATCGTCTCTCCCCTAACCCAAAACTGCGCGCCAGTAATAATTTACTACCCTACGTGGCAGATGTTTGCCAATTAGAACGCGATCGCATCGCCGGCGCCAAAGAATTGTTTAGCCATGAACCCTGGGATTTTTTCTTTTACTTATCTTCTGGCACAGATTGGGTCTCTCACGTGTCTTACGACAAAGCGCTACGGGATAATTGGCAACCGGCTAGGGACATGTGGGAAATAATGGATGACTATATTGGCTGGGTAATGGAACACATGGATCAAGACACTGTTTTGTACGTAATATCCGATCATGGTTTTAAGGTTTATGATAATGTTTTTTATTTGAACCGTTGGCTGGAAGAAGAAGGTTATTTAGCTACCACTAGTGGCACCGGATCTTTTCAAAAGAGTCATACCAAACTGTCGCGTGAAATCGAACAACTCGAAAATAAAAGACGTGAAATAAAAATTGGTAAAGGTTTTCGTAATTGGCTGAAGAAATCAGTATTGTTAGAAAAAATTGCCAAATGGTTTTATCATAAAATATTTAAACGCCTTGTGCCCATTAAAGTAACGGTCGATTTAACCTTGGATTTATCTAAAACCAAAGTCGGTTTCCCCCGTGGTTCGATGGCGAGTATGTTGTATATTAATGATACCGGTAGATTCAAACACGGGATTGTCCCACCCCAAGAAAACCATATTTTACGGGATGAAATTATTAAAAAATTAACCCCACTAATTGAATCCATTACACCCACTGAACAACTTTACGGAGACGCCCCACTATTAAAAAACTCACCTGATCTGTTTCTAAGTTCAGATAAGTATTATCTATCTGGGTCGTTACATTCGGCCGCATTATATGAAACCACAGTTAAAAATTATCATGATAGTAAGGGCATGTTTTTAGCCTATGGTAAAAATATTGATCACCGTACTATGGCAACAAACTCAATCATGGATATGGCACCAACTATTCTGCACAGTTTAGGTTTGCCCGTGCAACAACAGTATCGTGGTAATGTTATGGATATATTTAAAACAACCTCGACTCCTAAAATTGAGCAAGCTACCGAACATTTTGCCACGCAACAACTTATTAACGATCTAGATATCTAA